The uncultured Methanolobus sp. sequence GATGTTCGTTTGCCGGCGCTGTAGCTGTCACTTCACAGATAACCGATGCACTGACAATCTCCCACGGGCCGAGAAGCTGCATGCACATTGCTTCACATTTTCTCAACAGTGCATTGATCAATGCAAGTTCAAGGTACGGAACTGATTTATCAGGACAGGAAGGAAATAATTTTATATCAACGGACATGGGTGAAAATGCCTTTATCTTCGGTGCAGCGGAAGAACTTAGTTCCTGCCTTGAAAAAGCTGCAATTGCAGGATGGAACAACATGTTCATTGTCAGCACATGTCCGGCAGGCCTGATAGGCGATGATATGGAACATTCCATATTTTCCGTAAAACAGAGGTTCCCGGAGAAAAACATCTTTGCTGTGCCTGTAGATGGAAATCTTGCAGGTGACTTCGCTCAGGGACTTGTTGAAGGTTGCAGGGTAGTTTCAGGCATGATAGACCCGTCCGTGAAAGCGGAAGAGAGACTGGTCAATATAATCGGTGAAAAAACACTTTCCGATAACCTGAATTCTAATTTTGCCATTATTGAAGAGCTTCTTGGAAAGCTCGGTGTCAGGGTAAATTGCCGTTTCCTGTCAAACACAACTGTTGAAGAAATAAAGAATTTCAGGAAAGCGTCACTGAACATTCTGGCATATCACGATGATTCCGGCATGATCCTGAAGGAATTACTTGATGCCAGACTTGGAATTGATTTTTTAGGACTTCCTTTTCCCATAGGTTTTACGGAAACTGCTGACTGGCTGGAATTACTAGCTGAAAGTTTTGGCATGGAGAACGAAGCCAGGAAACTGATTGAAGAAGAAAAAAATATATACGATCATGAAATTGCAGACCTGCGTCCTTTCCTGAAAGGAAAGCGCGTCCTTATCAGTGCTTTTGGCCTGAACCTTGACTGGATAATTGATACGATCCTGGACCTTGGCATGGTTATAGTAAAAGTTGGCCTGGTTGGATCAGACGGTGATGAGTTCAGGAGCCGGCACATCGGGATATTACCCCTGGATTATGATTATAATGCCGAAAAAAGGGAAAAGGACATTGAAACACTGCATCCTGATCTGGTGTTATCTAACTATCCTCCCTTAATACCGAAAGAAGGAGTGCATCATGATGCCATACCTTTCTCCCCGGATGTGGGATTCAGGAGCAGCCTGACCATGGCACGCAGATGGAGCAGGCTCATGAGACTGCCGGTTATTGAGGGATGGAAACTTGACGGGGCTGATTTGTCATGACACTTGTGGCAGATGCGTTTACAGGTTCGCTGCTGGCCGTAGAAGGCATAAGGGACGCCATGGTTGTGTTAAACGGGCCTACAGGTTGTAAATTCTATCATTCACACATTTCTGACTGCCAGTACCCGAGGGCTTCTTCTTTTGATCCTCTGGGATATCTGGAGGAATTCTATTTCGGGCAGCCACGCGTTCCGTGTACCTACCTCGAAGGTGACGATTACGTTGCAGGCTCAACCGAAAAACTCCAGAGAGTACTTCCTGCAATCGCCTCAAAAAGCAATGACATGATAGTTGTTGTGAATTCCCCGGGTGCTTCGCTTATAGGAGATGACCTCAAACGTTTTATTGAAAATGCCGGTCTGGCAGAACGTTGCATGGCCATTGAAAATGCGGGATATTCATCTCCTGTCTGCAAGGGTTTTGAAGATACGGTAATTGAGATCCTCAGGTGGATGAAACTCAGCAAACCGGATTCAGAACAGCTTCCTGAAAAAGTAAATCTTTTGGGTATATCACTGTACCAAAGCAACTGGGACAGTTCAGTAGACGAATTGAAAAAACTGCTGTCATATATGAATATTGAAGTAGGGGCTGTCCTGTGTGCAGGAGCAAGTACTGAAGAAATTCGCAATTCCACATCCTCTGCCTGTAATCTGGTAGTTTTCCCGGAGTATGGCCTGAAAATTGCACAATGGTATGAGAAGAACTTCGGCATCCCCTACATGCTGTCTCCTGCCGGTGCGCCTGTTGGTTATGGTGCTACGGAAACCTGGCTTAGATCAGCCGCATCAATGACATCAGCTGACTCTTCTCTTGCATTGAAAATGCTTAGAAAGGAACGGAAAAAACATTATCATAAGATCTCACGGTTCCATTCTCTTACAGGTCTTCCAAAAGGTGCTACGTTTGCCATCAATGGTGACAGCTCTGTTGTGCTTCCTCTTACAAAATGGTTGTATGGCTATCTTGGGATGGTGCCTGCCGGAGTAAAAACCATGCCGGGCGGGAATCCTGAAGCGGAAGCTATGATCGTTGATTTCCTTGAAGAAAAAGGGTTCGGGGATTCCTGGGGCAGTTTCAATGAGTGTATGCCTGTGGATGTAGTGCTGGCAGACGGGCACAGTGTTAAAATGATGCGTGAAAAACGGCTTTGCAGAACTGGAGTGGAGATAGCACTCCCTTCATCAGGATATCTGAATTTCCTTCCAAGGACGTATGTGGGGATCAATGGTTCACTGTTTCTGCTGGAAGAGATTTTCAATGGTCTCAGGGTAATGCCCTGAGATCTTTGCCGTTTATGACTCATCATGAGTTATAAAAATAAGGAAGGAGGAAAGAACAAATGGAGAATATGGATTCAGGACATCAGATAAAGAAAGACCCGAAGACAGCCATCCTGCTTGTGACCCCGGGTACCACAAGAAACGGAGCAGAAAAGATACTTGGAAATTGTGTAAAAGCCTTCAGATCCGCATATCCCGATGCAGTGGTACGTTATGCAATTGCATCCGAACTCGTCAGGCAGATAATAACTGAAGAAGGAGTGGTGGAGAAAAGTCCACTTGGGGCGTTAGCAGAGCTTATTGACGAAGGATTTGCAAAAATAATAGTCCAACCGCTATATATTACACCTGGTGATGGCCTACATTCCCTTTATACGATAGTGAACACAATGAACAGTTTTTCGGGTAAGCACGGATTGTTTGGCATCGAGGGAATACTGATAGGAAAACCGCTCCTGATGAACACAAAGGATTACAATGACGCAGCAAAGGCCATATCATCATATTTCGGAACTCCCGGAGATGGGGAGGCACTGGTACTGGTCTCATCCGTGGATGAAGGCGGAGCCGATCCTTCCCTTTGCCAGTTGCAGCTTATCATGGATGAAACTACTGCCGGGAATATCATTATCGGTAGCTCTTACGGATATCCTGGGACCGACTGGGTCATGAAGCGGCTTAAGCACATAAATACTAAAAAGGTCACATTAGGCACACTTGCACTGATACCGGGAAAACATGCAGAATATGAGCTCAGTGGGGACAAACCAGAGTCATGGAATAAAATACTGGAAAACGCCGGTTATGAGGTTTCAGTCAGTGAAAAAGTCCTTGGCGAATCCCCGGAAGTTGCAGGGTTGCTTATAGATTCCCTGGGAGAAGTCGGGAAAAGTCACGGTTTTCTTTAAAATACGAATACGGAAAAACTATCAGAATGCGATTACCTCCGTAAACCTGTATGCTTTCCGTATTTGAGAAAACAGATTTCATGAGAAGATATCCGGGAAAGAGATATTCAGAACCGGTGTCCTCTCATTTTTTATTCAGAATAATATGACGGATTTATAATCATCCAGTAATGGAAAACACCGGGATAACATGAGAATAGTGGATATAGGGGCTGGCACCGGGGCAAGCCAATCTTTTTTGACGGCAGGAAAAGACCTGCAAAGTTCCGGATATGATATTGAGGTATTTTCTTTTAGTTCGGAAAATCTTGATTTATCTGAAAAAGAATTCAGGGAATGCCTGGATCTGATAGAATCTTCTGATTTTGTCATTTTAAGGATGCATGGGGGAACAGCTTACTTCAGGAAGTTCGTAAGATTGAAAGCGGTCCTGATAACGTTGGATATTCCTGTGTTCATCCAGAGCGAGATCACAGAGGAAATGCATGAACTCAGATTCCTGTTCAGGTTATCCGATACCCACTTTAATGCAGTTAATACCTATATCCAGCTTGGAGGTGAAGAGAATTCAAAAGCCCTTTTCCTGTGGGCACACAAACATCTGGGCAATCTTGACGTTGATGTGCCGGAACCCGTGTATCCTAGAATGGAGGGTGTTTACCATCCTGATTATAAAAGAAACATATCTTTTGAGGAATTCAATGCAATGTCAGATTCTTCCAGGCCTACCACCGGGGTTATGTTCTGGCAGGGACAATGGCTCACAGGTGATCTCAAGGCAATTGATGCACTTATCCGCTCCCTTGAAAAGGAAGGTATGAATGTTTTACCTGTTTTCTGCCAGTCGGCACCGAACCCTGTTACAGGCTCACAGGGTATACGGAAGGTTGTTGAACATTATTTCATAAAGGACGGAAAACCACGAATAGATGTACTGATACTCAATATGGGATTCTCTCAGCTTTCCCTTTCTTCCCCGGGGGATGGAAATACAGTAGAGGAGATATTCAATTTCTTTAACCTGCTGAATGTACCTGTGCTGCAGGCAATGACAACCTATTATTCTTATGATGAATGGTACGAAAGTATCCAGGGCCTCGGAGCAATGGAGATTTCATCAAATATTGTATGGCCTGAATATGACGGTCAAATAATCACTGTTCCCATCGCTTCTATAGAAAGTGGCGAGGGCCACGGGACCAGAGAAGCTGTGCCCATTATGTCAAGGGTGGACAAAGTTGCAAGACTTGCACGGAAATGGGCAGAACTGCGAAGAACACACGTTAAAGACAGGAAAATTGCGATTCTCCTGCACCAGAATCCTCCGCGTAGTGACGGTGTTGGGGGTGCTTTCGGACTTGATGCTCCGGAGAGTGTTGTGGAAATGCTTGAAACCTTAAAGAAAGTGGGTTATTACGTGGAAAGACTTCCAGAGAACGGAAATGAAATTGTTGAGGAAATACTGGCAGGAATCAGCAATGACTGCGAATGGCTCTCTCCTGAAGAAATGATAGAAAGAGCTGCTGATCTTATCACCGGATCAAAATACAGGGAATGGTTTGAAAAAGTGCCAGATATCCCTGCAAAGCAGATCTGCAGGGACTGGGGAGATCCGCCGGGTGATTTTTTTGCATGTGACAGGACTCTTGCCGTACCGGGAGTGATGAACGGGAACATCTTCATCGGCCTGCAGCCTCCACGGGGCTTTCTGGAACAGGTTGAAACGATGTACCATAATACCGAACTGGTTATGCCACACCATTATCTTGCCTATTACAGGTGGCTTGGAAATGAGTTTGGAGCCCATGCAGTAATACATTTTGGCACACACGGCACACTTGAATGGCTCCCGGGAAAAGCTACGGGCTTGTCAGATAACTGTTTCCCTGATGTGGTACTGGATGATATACCCAACCTGTATCCGTACATAATGGATAATCCTGGAGAGGGAATGCAGGCCAAAAGGCGTAGCTGGGCGGTTATACTGGATCATCTTGTCCCGGCAATGACAAGGGCTGACGGATACGACTCAATACTTGATCTGGAGATTAAGCTGCAGGATTATTTCAGGGCAAAAAGAGGTGCTGAGAAGATTAAAACAGAACAGTTGCTGGAAGATATCTGCCATGATGTACTTAAACTTGAACTCATAAAAGACCTTGGTCTGGATGATGGTGTTGCTCCTGAAAACATAGAACAGGAACTTGAAAGGCTTTATGATTACCTTTGTGACATCAAAGACAACCTGATAAAGGACGGGCTTCATGTATTCGGTAAGGCCCCGCACGGGAAGCGATTTGAGGAAATGGTATATAGCCTTACCAGACTCAGAAACGGGGAGGTGCCTTCCCTGCGTGAGAGTGTGGCAAGGAACGACGAACTTGATTTAAGGGACCTGCAGGATAATCCGTCGGAAATGCATCCTGAAAAAAATGTTCTTAAAGGGGTTTTGCTGGACAGGGTTGACGAGAGGTCACGTGAACTTATTGCTGAGATGGATAAAAAGAACTATGAGCCATACCAATGTCTCGCTGCCTGCAACCTGTTATTCCCGAATGATAATGGAGAGGTCAGGCAGGTTGTTTCATATATATGTAAGACGATAGCTCCGAACCTGTTAAGGACAGAGGATGAACTGAAGAATTGTCTGAGAGGACTTGACGGCGGATATGTACCTCCAGGTCCTTCCGGTTCTCCTACACGGGGAAATTCCCACCTTATTCCTACGGGGAAGAATTTCTATTCTATAGACCCGGCAATTATCCCGACTCCGGTTTCATGGGAAGTTGGGAAAAAACTTGCCGAACAGATGATCGAACGACATATCGATGAGGAAGGACAATATCCTGAGAATGTGGGTATTGTGGTCTTTGCAACTGACACTATGAAGACCGGCGGCGATGATATTGCCTATATATTGTGGCTGATGGGGCTGCGTCCCCTATGGTCTGCCCGCGGGGGGGTTATAACAGGTCTTGAAGTTATACCGCTGGAAGAGCTCGGACATCCCCGGGTGGACGTAACACTACGTATAAGCGGCCTGTTCCGTGATGCATTCCCAAACCTTGTGGATATGATCGATGATGGTGTCGGAATGATAGCTGCACTGGATGAAGCTGAAGATGAGAACTATCTCAGAAAGCATCTCCAGCAGGAACTTGTTGACTCGATTAAGAAAGGATTGGGCAGGAAGGAAGCACAGGAAAGGGCTCTGGTCAGGATATTCGGCTGTCCGCCCGGAACTTATGGAGTGGGTGTGGGAGAGCTTGTGGAAGCATCAAAATGGGATGATGCAAAAGACCTTGCTGATGTTTATGTAACGTGGGGAGGACATGCTTATGGCCGTAAGCTGAAAGGTGAGAAGATGCCGGAGCTTTTTAAGGAGCGTCTTGCCAGACTGGATGTCACTGTGAAGAACCATAATTCCAGAGAACTGGATATACTTGACAACGACGATGATTTCATGTATCATGGCGGCATGGTGGCTGGTGTCAAAACCTATGGTGACAGGGATCCGCTTTCTGTTGTAGGTGACAGTTCGGACCCTGACCGCCTGAAAACAAGAACCCTGGAAGAGGAGGGACGTTTCATATTCAGGAGCCGGATACTTAACCCGAAATGGCTTGAGGGCCTTAAACCGCATGGATACCGCGGTGCCCAGGAACTGTCTGCTATGGTGGATTATGCATTTGGCTGGGATGCTACTGCAGATATTATGGATGACTGGATGTATCAGGCAGTGACAGATAATTTCCTTTTTGATGATGATACAAAGCAGTGGATAGAGGAAAACAACCCCTATGCTTTGCGACAGATGGCTGGCAGGCTGCTGGAGGCGGTGCAGAGAGGCATGTGGGATGCCGATGAGGAGACTGTACGGAAGCTGATGGATATATATCTGGAAGCAGAGGATGTGATGGAGGGGATGGTGGAGTGAGGAGCGGGATGTGATGTGGCAGGGAAATCGGATAAAAGTCAGAAGAATAGGAGAAACAAATAGCTGTTTTCAGAAATCTGTTCTCATTGCAATTGTTTAAAAATATATCGCAGTTCTCTAACGCGTTTCACATCGGTTGGCCATATGTTGTCAGTACACAATAATAGTCCTCATTTCACTTATTGTGATTAACACATTTTTCCATATAATACATTACCAGCAACATTGTAGCGTAACCACCAATCAAATTTGTTGTTACGTTTATTCGAATATTCACTAAATATGTCGATATTATCACTATAAACCACAAAGAAAAACCAATAATTGAACTTTTGATCCCAACAATGTGTTCTGTTTTCCTACTTTCATCAGGATGAAACAGTATACAAAATATACTGTAATTCCTACAATTATTCCAATGTTTTCTTTATAATGCATTTTCCTTAATTTCATACATTACAACCACCATTTTTGTGACCCATTACCCCTTAGCCTTTTTCATGTACACATAAATTAAATGCATGATGAACATTGAAATGAAACCACCGATCAAAGCTATTAGCTGCATATTTCTAAATGATCCAAATTCAACGTTGAGCAAGAATGTCAATGTCATAACAATAAACCATAGGAAGAAAGCAATTATAATACTTTTAATGCCGATGAGTAACTTAGTTCTCTCTTTTTCAGTAACGACATTTTTAGTAAAAATGTATTGTCCACATATCACAAAAATAACTGAAGGTCCTATAAGCACCCAAAATGTTATTTGGTTGAAACAATTGATATCTAAAAAAATACCAACCATTATCAAGACAAAAAAAAACTAAATGCATATATCAAATAGCAACCTCCTCCTAGGAAATTGCCCTCTAATGCTTCCATATTTATCTTTTTCAGTATCAATGCTCCCATAACCTACTCCTATTCACCAGACGGATTTTCTACATTCACCCATTCTTTCAAATTCAGAAATGCTGTTTCCGATTAAAAGATACTGTCCGGATATCATAAAAATAATTAAAGGACCAGTCACCAGCCAAAGTGTGATTGTATTAAAAGAATCAATATTTAGATAAATATTGATAAGAAATAAGACACAAAACATGACTAACCCATAGATGCAGTAACATAGTGTCCCTATGATACCCCTGCAAAAGTTGCGATTAATCCATCAGTATTTACTTGCTTCATTTTCATACATCATAGCCCCTGCAAATCACTTTAATCTGCCTGCTATACACCTTTTCCATATAATACATTAGCAGTATTATTGTAGAGTAACCACCTAAAATATTTGCATAGTAGCCTATTTCAATATTTAATAAGTATGCTGATGTCGTCACAATAAGCCACACAAAGAAAGCAGTTATAGAACTTTGAATGTGTATTAAGTAATCTATTTTTCTTTCTTCACTGATTACTTTTTTTGACATGAGATAAGGAAATACCATTATGAAAAGAATGACAGGGCCATATATAACCCATTCACCTATCTGAGAATAACCGGTTTGCTGGTTGAATAACAAGGGTGAAGTTTTTGCCAGATACCTTACAAATATTGAAGAGTATGCAAAATATGCAAACACACCTACTATTGTTCCGAAATCCTCTTCTTTGCTTGTTTTTCTCAGTTTCATGTACCACACCCCTGTAATACACCCCTATTTGCCCGCCATAGGGGTTTTTAGTATACAAATTTATTAGCAAGATTCTCATCAATTCAACAATGGATACTGTTGATAATTTAATGATGTGTTGGAAACTTAATATTTTATTCTGTTGTATTGATATTTATAGACAGAACTTTCACTAAGAGGTATTACCCTTGAAGGAAACAATATAAATATTATGATTTTATTTTGATGAATTTTTAACTTGAATAGTTAAGAATTGTACTTACAGATGTGAAATCTTAAAACAAAAAATCCCAAGAAAAGAGCAATCTATCATCATTTCAGATTACCTTTTTACTTGCGAAGAAAGCCATAATTACCAAAAATGCCACAGCAGAAAAGTCCAGACCTGGTGCATTTTTACTTGTATAGAGGGTGTCTTCCTGTGCAAGTATTTTGCCACCTGTGTTCTCATTAAGATCATCAGTTGGATTTGAGATCCTGATAGATTCCTGCTCAGCCTGTTGACCATAGTTTACATTAACTGATACAAAAACAAGGGGGAAATCCTCAATTCCATTCTCTGTTCCCTTCTTTTCAAAAACACTGTATATGGAATCCATTGTAGATTTGTTGATTTCGGCATCTGCATTTACGAAAACTTCTCCGAAACCCCAAAGTACGTATTCATAGCTTACAACCGTAGGGTAAGCAGTCGGATTGAGCTCTTCGTCTGTCATATATTGCAGCATGCTGTTTGAAATACCAATATTATTTGCTTCTGCAATCTCATCCAGATTAGCGAAAGTTGTGCTGTTGATATTTTTCAAGCTCGCATTCATATCACTCGGCTGAAGCAATTCCTACAGCTAGCCCTGCAGTCAAAAGCAATAAAATGAATAGTAGCATAGATTTATTTGGGCACATCAAGTCCAAAACTCCATTATCATATCGATTTTTCTGGTTTTATTCTGTATTGGTGCTTTATTTTCAAATTCCATATTAATCATCCTAATTCCAAATTCCAACACAGACAGGATTAACCATCTATCCAGCAATGAATCAGATATTGAAGCCTGTCAGTTGTTACTATTGCACCGGTGCTACTAATTGGTGAATCGGTTAACCAGTAGTTTATAGCTTCCTGCAGCTCTGCTCTTGTCATTGATGTGCCACTTTCTGAGTCTGGGTCGTTCCAAGGATTCCAGTCATCAATTTCAGCTTCCTGCAGGCTGGCAGGGGATATGTCAAATCCGTCTTCCAGATCCCGTAAACTTTCGTAGCTCCTTGGAGGGAACAGCAATATATTGTGCCAGTTTAACCAGCCAACAGGATAATAATTAGATAAAAAAACTTCCGAATTATTTATGTTATGATCCAGAACATATTGCTGGTGTGGAGGAATCCTCCAGATACTGCTGTTTTCAGCATCATTAAAAACAACAATCTGGTGGCCGAAAGAATCCCAGTGAATACTGACCTTGGCACACGGTATGTTAATGCTTTTAAGGAAGAAAGTATCCATGCAGGCCACATCCCTGCAGCAACCGATAATATGACCGTTATTCCTGAAGTACTCCCATTGCCAGTCAGGGTTTGAAATTCCGCAACCAGGAGTGATTTTTCCATCAACGGGAATATAATTTAGTTCAGCTGAAAGATAATCGCCATAATATTCAAGAGAAGAGCTGAGCATGACATCTATGCTATCAGCTATATTCTCAAAATCAGAACCAGAAACATTTTCAGTAGAGAATTTTTCACTCAACAGGAATTCACGCATTTCTTCAAGAGTATCTGTTTCTACGAAATACCACTCAAAATCTTCAAGATTCATTTGCCTGTAGCAGAAAGTAACCGCCCAGTCCGGGTAAATCGGGGAATAAATGGAGTTAATATCTCCGTACGTTGTTCCTTCAGGATATTGATTCTCCGCCTCGAAAAAATAGGGACTGCTAATACTATCGGCTCCCCATACAAGGGCAATATTTGATTCCAGCGAGTATTTTTCAGTATCTAATGAAACTATTTCACCCGTTTCGATGAAATAGTCATACATAGCCAGAACATAGATTTTCAGGTCTTCTTTTACGTCATCTTCACATATCGACAGCACTGCTCCGTAGTCAAGAGCTATAGCTGATGCTAATCTTTTATGGGTTGTTATATCCCTCTTTTCTGCCAGCCAGAAAAGTATCTCAAGCTGAGTATTGTAATCAGGCATCCTGTAATTGAAAGTGTGGACAGGAACTCCGTATTCCTCCATGATCCCAAAAGCCTGTTTTACTTCCGGGTCCTCACTTTCATATAAAATGAAAATTCTCTCCTTTGCAATATTTTCTTCCGGACTGATTCCATCTATGACCTCAGGCAAGTTTTCAAGATCGTTCTTTAAAGACAGGAAACCAGAGACATTAGTCTGGTCAGTGGTTTTTGCTGCCACGGTATATGGTGTCAACATAAGACCTGAGAAGAAAAAAATTAGAACACAGAGCGTTTTGAGTTGTAGCATATTTATTTTACCGACCCCGGAATGGAATTTTGTTTCATCATAAATAAACTTGGATTATTTAATAATAGATATAAGCTAGAAAGATAACATCTTTATCGGAAATCAACATGAAATGTGTGAAACAAAATAGAAAAGCAGATGAACTATTTTTCACGTAGTAATGATGGAATTAGAAAATCAGCAAGATATGAAATACTCAATGTGCTTTTCAAAGCTACAATATAATGGATAATTGCCCTTCAGCTAATATATGATTTCTGATAGGAAATTATATATGGGAACATAAACTCCTATATGTTATTGCAAACGCAGAGCGCAGTTGATAGAAATACGGGGAGTGCTGCTGCTTCAAAACTTGTCACAACATAGGCAGTTGAACAAATTCACCCGGCATTTATTACAGAAAAACATCCTGATTAAAAATGTTAAGAAAAAGTGTCATTTTCATTATTCTATGCCTTTATTCCGTGATAGGCGCAACAGCCATCGGTGTAGGTGTAGCTCCTGCAAATTTTACCTTTGAAGCACATGTCGGAATCACAAACCAACAGTCTCTTTTTGTAATAAATGATGGCGAAGGCATTGCAGAGTACAGAGTCTATGTAGATGATCAATACGTAGACTGGTTTACTATATCGCCGAACAATTTCACACTTGAACCCGGGGAACATAATGAAGTCACAATAGGAGTAAAAGCACCACTTTCAGCAAGTGGGGATTATGACCTGAAAGCTTATGTCATCGCCTCAACACCATCCTCTAACTTTGAGGTTGGCAGCGGTATCAAAATACCTGTGCACCTTACAGTCTCAAATGATAGTCTGTTCTTAATGCTAGGAACTGTAAGTATATTACTGATTGGAATTGTAGCTGCCGGAAGCAGATGGAAAAAAAGAAGGAAAGGAAAGATGACCGGGCAGAGTGACAAAATAGAAACTGCAGATACGGCTGTTTTGACACCTGTGATTGAAAATGCTGATAATCAGGAGGATTTAGAGTCTACTGTTGAAGAAGATTCCGATTCTGTACCTGAGAAATGAACTTGTACATGTCTAAAAAGAGGCTTATTGATTTGCCATAAACAAGCTCAAGCTTGCTAACCATGATTGGTATTTAAAGAAATAAAGATTGAGCTCTGTAGAATTCCTATTTATATGAGTGACACAGACATTGCTCTTTTTCATTTCTACAAAAACAACCTGCAAGCTGAAAACAAAGTGACCATCCGCCAAAGGCGGCATATTCCTATGCTGTCATACAGAAATCACGTGAAGAAAGTATTCCATTGTATTGTGCAGATTATTTATTATTGTCTTATGGGAAAACGCCGGCTTCGCCGGATCCTTCGGGACCATTCAAGTTATTCATAATCCACGATAAATCAGTTTGCAAACTGATAACAACTCAATTATCCGCTGCTATACAGAAATTGTTGCATTCATTTCAGCTTTTGACTATTTAACTGGCAAAGCGACCTGCTTACCTTAAAGTTTTGATGCCAGAATTTCTACAGAGCCAAAGATTGAGTAAATCAAGGAATTGTTATCGTAACATCTGAACTACTTATTCTGACGCTCATATTGTAAAAAGATGCTCTTACAAGACCATCATCTAACATTTCCACATCACCCTGTGTTGAAAGATAATTGTACCAGGCACTGGGGTATTCTGAACATATTGTGAGATTTGTTTCATCTACAGATGGATATGTCTTCTCTTCATGGTCTTCAACCTGAATGTTAATTGTAGAAATGCCATTTCCACCCATGCTGTCGGCTACTCCAACTACATTGAATGTCTGGATATTCAGAAGTCTGGTTTCATTATCTACAGTAATAAAAGGTCTGGATCGTACCAGCGATTCATTGCTTGTGGATTGCTGCAATATTACAGCTCCATTCTCAAATATGTAATCCTGATCTATCCAGAAATTGTTAGATGAACTGTATTTGAAAGACCCTGTAGTAAAATTCATTGTTTTATCTTTAGTATACCGAATCTCAGAATATTCATATGGAGGCAATTTTTCATACTCTATCAAAAATGATCCCTCA is a genomic window containing:
- a CDS encoding nitrogenase component 1 produces the protein MIQVALYGKGGIGKSTVSANLSAALGERGKRVLQVGCDPKHDSTRLLLEGTPIPTVLDYIRDRLPEQRKLEDILFEGYAGVACVEAGGPEPGVGCAGRGILSTFEVLENLGINGIPFDVKLYDVLGDVVCGGFAVPIRREYANAVYLVTSGEYMALYAANNILRGIRNFDDSAPRVAGIIHNSRGLEHEYEKVRAFADAVKLPIVISLPRTEIFAGAERLGRTIIQSYPDSEPAILFNRLADHIEKISGEDAELFNANPLSNLEMEKLVLGNSRKPIRKHYHLKAEETGQPDIRRTSPINRRMNFFTKNVKNRQPLQGCSFAGAVAVTSQITDALTISHGPRSCMHIASHFLNSALINASSRYGTDLSGQEGNNFISTDMGENAFIFGAAEELSSCLEKAAIAGWNNMFIVSTCPAGLIGDDMEHSIFSVKQRFPEKNIFAVPVDGNLAGDFAQGLVEGCRVVSGMIDPSVKAEERLVNIIGEKTLSDNLNSNFAIIEELLGKLGVRVNCRFLSNTTVEEIKNFRKASLNILAYHDDSGMILKELLDARLGIDFLGLPFPIGFTETADWLELLAESFGMENEARKLIEEEKNIYDHEIADLRPFLKGKRVLISAFGLNLDWIIDTILDLGMVIVKVGLVGSDGDEFRSRHIGILPLDYDYNAEKREKDIETLHPDLVLSNYPPLIPKEGVHHDAIPFSPDVGFRSSLTMARRWSRLMRLPVIEGWKLDGADLS
- a CDS encoding nitrogenase component 1 gives rise to the protein MTLVADAFTGSLLAVEGIRDAMVVLNGPTGCKFYHSHISDCQYPRASSFDPLGYLEEFYFGQPRVPCTYLEGDDYVAGSTEKLQRVLPAIASKSNDMIVVVNSPGASLIGDDLKRFIENAGLAERCMAIENAGYSSPVCKGFEDTVIEILRWMKLSKPDSEQLPEKVNLLGISLYQSNWDSSVDELKKLLSYMNIEVGAVLCAGASTEEIRNSTSSACNLVVFPEYGLKIAQWYEKNFGIPYMLSPAGAPVGYGATETWLRSAASMTSADSSLALKMLRKERKKHYHKISRFHSLTGLPKGATFAINGDSSVVLPLTKWLYGYLGMVPAGVKTMPGGNPEAEAMIVDFLEEKGFGDSWGSFNECMPVDVVLADGHSVKMMREKRLCRTGVEIALPSSGYLNFLPRTYVGINGSLFLLEEIFNGLRVMP
- a CDS encoding sirohydrochlorin cobaltochelatase produces the protein MENMDSGHQIKKDPKTAILLVTPGTTRNGAEKILGNCVKAFRSAYPDAVVRYAIASELVRQIITEEGVVEKSPLGALAELIDEGFAKIIVQPLYITPGDGLHSLYTIVNTMNSFSGKHGLFGIEGILIGKPLLMNTKDYNDAAKAISSYFGTPGDGEALVLVSSVDEGGADPSLCQLQLIMDETTAGNIIIGSSYGYPGTDWVMKRLKHINTKKVTLGTLALIPGKHAEYELSGDKPESWNKILENAGYEVSVSEKVLGESPEVAGLLIDSLGEVGKSHGFL